A genomic stretch from Sulfuricaulis sp. includes:
- the lipA gene encoding lipoyl synthase — MNNDKSPTRAPIDQKGAAKTARIPIKIVPQTDLLRKPAWIRAKSPTHPEVGRLKNLLRAHALHTVCEEASCPNLGECFSHGTATFMIMGRLCTRRCPFCDVAHGRPLPLDPDEPENLARALAEMKLKFVVITSVDRDDLRDGGAAHFTDCIRAVRRHTPATSVEILVPDFRGRMEVALDALGAALPDVFNHNLETVPRLYRAARPGADYRHSLELLRRFKERHSGIPTKSGLMVGLGETNEEILEVMRDLHEHGCELLTVGQYLQPSRHHLPVVRFVTPEEFDQFAQAARAMGFRNVASGPMVRSSYHADQQAAGHSF; from the coding sequence GTGAACAACGACAAATCGCCAACTCGCGCACCCATCGACCAAAAAGGTGCGGCCAAGACCGCGCGCATACCCATCAAAATCGTGCCGCAGACCGATCTGCTGCGTAAACCGGCCTGGATACGCGCCAAGAGCCCGACCCATCCCGAGGTCGGCCGCTTGAAAAATTTGTTGCGTGCGCATGCGCTGCACACGGTGTGCGAGGAGGCCTCGTGCCCGAATCTCGGCGAATGCTTCAGTCACGGTACCGCCACGTTCATGATCATGGGCCGTCTGTGCACGCGCCGTTGCCCGTTCTGCGACGTGGCGCACGGGCGTCCACTGCCGCTCGATCCCGATGAACCGGAAAATCTGGCGCGCGCACTGGCCGAGATGAAACTCAAATTCGTGGTCATCACCTCGGTCGACCGCGATGACCTGCGCGACGGTGGCGCCGCGCACTTTACCGACTGCATTCGCGCGGTGCGCCGGCATACACCGGCGACCTCGGTCGAGATTCTGGTGCCGGATTTCCGCGGACGAATGGAGGTGGCGCTCGATGCCCTGGGCGCGGCGCTGCCCGACGTGTTCAATCACAATCTGGAAACCGTACCGCGTCTGTACAGGGCCGCGCGCCCGGGCGCGGATTACCGGCACTCATTGGAACTGCTGCGCCGCTTCAAGGAGCGTCACTCCGGCATCCCGACCAAATCCGGCCTGATGGTCGGCCTTGGCGAAACCAATGAAGAGATTCTGGAGGTCATGCGTGATCTGCACGAACACGGTTGCGAACTGCTCACTGTCGGCCAGTATCTGCAGCCGAGCCGGCATCATCTGCCGGTAGTGCGCTTCGTGACACCCGAGGAATTCGATCAGTTCGCCCAGGCAGCACGTGCGATGGGATTCCGCAACGTCGCCAGCGGGCCGATGGTGCGCTCCTCCTATCACGCCGACCAGCAGGCGGCCGGACATTCCTTCTAA
- the lipB gene encoding lipoyl(octanoyl) transferase LipB — MRAAHSAASAETVTLRTLGRVDYADAFRAMQQFTLARTPDTTDEIWLLEHPPIFTMGLKGRDGTQTHIDGIPLAYTDRGGDITYHGPGQIVIYILMDLQRRGWGPKRLVTAMEQAVINLLADYRIQGERRVGAPGVYTAAGKIAALGLRVKQGRSYHGLALNINMDLGPFSRIDPCGYHGQPVTQLADLDVHANLKTIGQGLIGKLTRELGYTDCNDSPDNPQ; from the coding sequence ATGCGAGCGGCACACAGCGCCGCATCCGCCGAAACCGTGACACTGCGCACTCTCGGGCGCGTGGATTACGCCGATGCGTTTCGTGCCATGCAACAATTCACCTTGGCGCGCACCCCCGATACAACGGATGAAATCTGGTTGCTTGAACATCCCCCGATATTCACGATGGGCCTCAAGGGCCGCGATGGCACGCAAACACATATCGATGGCATTCCGCTGGCATACACCGATCGCGGCGGTGACATTACTTATCATGGACCGGGTCAGATCGTGATTTACATTCTCATGGATCTGCAGCGCCGTGGCTGGGGGCCGAAACGCCTCGTCACCGCCATGGAACAGGCGGTTATCAACCTGCTGGCCGACTACCGAATCCAGGGAGAGCGCCGCGTGGGCGCGCCCGGGGTCTACACGGCGGCGGGCAAAATTGCCGCGCTCGGACTGCGCGTGAAACAGGGGCGCAGCTATCACGGTCTGGCGCTCAATATAAACATGGACCTTGGGCCATTCTCCCGCATTGACCCCTGCGGTTATCACGGACAGCCGGTCACGCAATTGGCCGATCTGGACGTCCACGCCAACCTGAAGACTATCGGCCAGGGACTGATCGGAAAACTGACCCGCGAGCTGGGTTATACTGACTGCAACGATTCACCGGATAACCCCCAGTAA
- the dat gene encoding D-amino-acid transaminase, whose product MTHPMSQVYLNGQYLPPDQARVSVFDRGFIFGDGIYEVIPVFGGRLFRLAHHLSRLDASLAAIRLRNPHTAQEWNSIFTRLLEKDGKDDQSIYLQITRGVAPRDHAFPPNITPTVFAYAQPLKYSPPEQLAQGVAAVTTADIRWARCDIKAIALLANALLRQQAIDQGAVEAILVRDGVVTEGAASNIFVVKNGRLITAPKGSFILPGITRDLVVEIARAHGINCDELPVKLETLSSADEVWLTSSTKEILPITRIDDKPVGNGKPGPMHTRMFALYKDYKQAFIQGKAD is encoded by the coding sequence ATGACCCATCCCATGTCACAGGTATATCTCAACGGCCAGTATCTCCCGCCCGATCAGGCCAGGGTATCTGTCTTCGATCGCGGTTTCATTTTCGGTGATGGTATCTACGAGGTGATTCCGGTCTTTGGCGGCCGTCTGTTCCGCCTGGCGCACCATCTTTCGCGTCTGGATGCGAGCCTGGCCGCCATTCGTCTGCGCAATCCGCACACGGCGCAGGAGTGGAACAGCATTTTCACGCGCCTGCTGGAAAAGGACGGCAAAGACGATCAGTCCATATACCTGCAAATTACGCGCGGCGTGGCGCCGCGCGACCACGCCTTCCCGCCCAATATCACACCCACGGTATTTGCCTACGCCCAGCCGCTCAAATATTCCCCACCGGAGCAACTGGCGCAGGGCGTGGCGGCCGTGACCACGGCTGACATCCGCTGGGCGCGTTGCGACATCAAGGCGATTGCCCTGCTGGCCAACGCCCTGCTGCGCCAACAGGCGATTGACCAGGGCGCCGTGGAGGCGATTCTGGTGCGCGACGGAGTCGTTACCGAGGGCGCCGCCAGCAACATATTTGTCGTCAAAAACGGCCGTCTCATCACGGCGCCGAAGGGATCTTTCATTCTACCGGGCATCACGCGCGACCTGGTCGTGGAGATCGCGCGTGCTCACGGCATCAACTGCGATGAGCTGCCGGTAAAACTTGAAACGCTGTCCTCGGCAGACGAGGTATGGCTGACCAGTTCCACTAAAGAGATTCTGCCAATCACGCGCATCGACGACAAACCGGTGGGCAACGGCAAACCGGGCCCAATGCATACCAGGATGTTCGCGCTATACAAGGATTACAAGCAGGCCTTCATCCAGGGAAAGGCGGACTGA
- a CDS encoding D-alanyl-D-alanine carboxypeptidase family protein, which translates to MGFKKFFGLLLVGLLCGRTAAAPPEIPPPDIDAPAWILVDHDSGQILAGRNSDKPLAPASLTKLMTAYVLFGQLKTGKFQLDDKIAIGPKAAKTSGARLFLRPGTTASAEELLKGMIVVSANDAAIALAEHAATNVANFVMEMNVTARALELRQTVFVNVTGHDEKGHASTAHDLARLTSALIRDFPEYYKWFAQKEFTYRDITQYNHNALLWRDPSVDGVKTGQTRSAGYCLSASANHDGMRLIATVLGARDESAWVSAGQKLLEHGFRHFETRLLYAADVPALRVRLWMGNQSMLPLGIRHNLYLTLPRGWHEKLHARLVVKETLSAPVQQGQVMGTLALELDRKPYAEYPLVALQEVGMGNIFQRTIDRVQLWLQ; encoded by the coding sequence ATGGGTTTTAAGAAATTTTTCGGCCTGCTACTTGTGGGGCTGCTTTGCGGACGTACCGCGGCGGCGCCTCCCGAGATTCCCCCACCTGACATCGATGCCCCGGCCTGGATACTCGTGGATCACGACAGCGGCCAGATACTGGCGGGACGGAACAGTGACAAGCCGCTGGCTCCCGCCAGCCTCACCAAGCTCATGACCGCTTATGTGCTCTTCGGGCAACTGAAGACCGGAAAATTTCAGCTCGATGACAAGATTGCCATCGGCCCAAAAGCCGCAAAAACCAGCGGTGCGCGGCTGTTCCTGCGCCCCGGAACCACCGCCAGTGCAGAAGAACTGCTCAAGGGCATGATCGTGGTTTCTGCCAACGATGCGGCCATCGCGCTCGCGGAACACGCAGCAACAAACGTAGCCAATTTCGTCATGGAAATGAACGTGACAGCACGCGCACTTGAGTTGCGCCAGACCGTGTTCGTGAATGTCACGGGCCATGATGAGAAGGGGCATGCATCAACAGCGCATGACCTCGCGCGCCTGACTTCGGCGCTGATCCGGGATTTTCCGGAATACTACAAGTGGTTCGCGCAGAAGGAATTCACCTACCGCGATATTACCCAGTACAACCACAACGCACTGTTATGGCGGGATCCAAGTGTCGATGGCGTGAAAACCGGACAGACCCGATCGGCGGGATACTGTCTCAGCGCCTCGGCCAACCATGACGGTATGCGACTCATCGCCACGGTGCTCGGCGCGCGAGATGAAAGCGCGTGGGTAAGCGCCGGACAGAAACTCCTGGAGCACGGCTTCCGCCATTTTGAGACGCGTCTGCTCTACGCCGCCGATGTTCCCGCGCTGCGCGTACGCCTGTGGATGGGCAATCAATCCATGCTGCCGCTCGGCATACGTCACAACCTGTACCTCACCCTCCCGCGTGGCTGGCATGAAAAACTGCATGCACGACTGGTGGTGAAGGAGACACTGTCCGCACCCGTGCAACAGGGACAGGTCATGGGCACCCTGGCGCTTGAACTGGACCGGAAACCATATGCCGAATACCCCCTGGTGGCGCTGCAGGAGGTTGGAATGGGCAATATTTTCCAGCGCACTATCGACCGGGTTCAGCTCTGGTTACAGTAA
- a CDS encoding septal ring lytic transglycosylase RlpA family protein, with amino-acid sequence MKFHWIILLPLLVLITGCGTLQQPGGYYEDDGPETSPPADIAGIPDAVPKLEPRSASGNKPYAVFGVTYTPLSETSGYRERGITSWYGKKFHERRTSSGEPYDMYAMTAAHKTLPLPSYVRVRNMQNNRTVVVRVNDRGPFLHNRLIDLSYAAAAKLDILGTGTGVVEIEAVSPGETTTQVAEVKIYPLQIIPPAAAAEKIPDSLSPAVSPKLYLQVGAFSQQDNAVSLRNRLDREALRPIFVQSSQTAGNNGADVARIYRVRIGPLASVEEGDRLAERATQLGVPNARIVVE; translated from the coding sequence ATGAAATTTCACTGGATTATTCTGCTTCCGCTGCTGGTCCTGATTACCGGTTGCGGCACCCTGCAACAACCCGGTGGTTATTACGAAGACGACGGCCCCGAAACCAGTCCGCCGGCAGACATCGCCGGCATTCCGGATGCCGTCCCGAAGCTTGAGCCCCGTTCCGCCTCCGGCAACAAACCCTACGCGGTCTTCGGCGTTACCTACACGCCGCTTTCGGAAACCAGCGGTTACCGCGAGCGCGGTATCACCTCCTGGTATGGAAAAAAATTTCACGAACGTCGCACTTCGAGCGGCGAACCCTACGACATGTACGCCATGACGGCGGCACACAAGACACTCCCGTTGCCCTCGTACGTGCGCGTGCGCAATATGCAGAACAACCGCACTGTTGTGGTGCGCGTCAATGACCGCGGGCCGTTCCTGCACAACCGTCTGATTGACCTGTCTTATGCCGCCGCCGCCAAGCTCGACATCCTTGGCACCGGCACCGGCGTGGTCGAAATCGAAGCCGTCAGCCCGGGTGAAACAACGACTCAGGTGGCTGAGGTCAAAATCTATCCGCTTCAGATCATTCCGCCCGCCGCGGCGGCCGAGAAAATACCTGATTCGCTGTCACCGGCTGTCAGTCCCAAATTATATCTACAGGTAGGAGCGTTCTCACAGCAGGACAACGCTGTCAGTCTGCGTAATCGCCTTGATCGCGAAGCACTGCGTCCGATATTCGTCCAGTCGTCACAAACAGCCGGAAACAACGGCGCCGATGTCGCTCGCATCTATCGTGTGCGCATCGGCCCGCTGGCCAGTGTGGAAGAAGGTGATCGACTGGCGGAGCGCGCCACGCAGCTTGGCGTTCCCAATGCCCGGATCGTGGTCGAATGA
- the mltB gene encoding lytic murein transglycosylase B, with the protein MHIATPERFLVVCIVLAMLAIAPDAQALDFRKYPALRTFAGDMAEKHGFSVSKLKRVFRCATIRPDIIEAMERPRELLPWHEYQKIFVTEDNARRGARFWKEHAGDIARAQEHYGVPPEIILAIIGVESRYGRSKGGYPVLDALATLTLEYPPRSEFFRKELEEFLLLAREIDVNPCEVKGSYAGAMGLPQFMPSSYRRLAVDFDGDGRRDLLDNPADTIGSIAHYLRNNGWETGAPIVEEVKLEGTLYFWVEKLGIKPALSVRQLAEYGIFPRQLDNPERRGALISLEGEYGPFHRLGFNNFYVITRYNLSKRYAMAVVELGEMIRRHREENSPT; encoded by the coding sequence ATGCATATTGCCACTCCGGAAAGATTTTTGGTTGTCTGCATTGTCCTGGCGATGCTGGCGATCGCCCCCGACGCACAGGCACTTGATTTCAGAAAATATCCCGCCTTGCGCACCTTTGCCGGCGATATGGCCGAGAAGCACGGATTCTCCGTCTCGAAACTAAAACGGGTGTTCCGCTGCGCCACGATTCGTCCCGACATTATCGAGGCCATGGAGCGCCCCCGGGAATTGCTCCCGTGGCATGAATACCAGAAAATTTTCGTTACCGAGGATAACGCCCGACGCGGCGCCCGATTCTGGAAGGAGCACGCCGGGGATATCGCCCGCGCGCAAGAACACTACGGCGTCCCCCCCGAAATCATCCTGGCGATCATCGGCGTGGAAAGCCGCTATGGACGCAGCAAGGGCGGTTATCCCGTACTTGACGCGCTGGCCACGCTGACGCTGGAGTATCCGCCGCGCTCGGAATTCTTTCGCAAGGAGCTGGAAGAATTCCTGCTGCTGGCACGTGAAATCGACGTCAATCCCTGCGAGGTCAAGGGTTCCTACGCCGGCGCCATGGGCCTGCCGCAATTCATGCCCAGCAGTTACCGCCGGCTGGCGGTGGATTTTGATGGCGACGGCAGACGCGATCTATTGGACAACCCCGCGGACACCATTGGAAGCATCGCGCATTATCTCCGCAACAACGGCTGGGAAACGGGCGCGCCCATCGTCGAGGAAGTAAAACTGGAAGGGACACTGTATTTCTGGGTGGAGAAACTTGGCATCAAACCGGCTCTGTCCGTGCGACAACTGGCGGAATATGGAATCTTTCCGCGCCAACTGGATAATCCGGAACGTCGCGGCGCACTCATTTCGCTCGAAGGCGAGTACGGGCCTTTCCACCGCCTGGGATTCAACAACTTCTACGTAATCACCCGTTATAATCTCAGCAAACGTTACGCCATGGCCGTGGTCGAACTGGGCGAAATGATACGCCGCCACAGAGAGGAAAATTCGCCAACATGA